The following proteins are co-located in the Phragmites australis chromosome 10, lpPhrAust1.1, whole genome shotgun sequence genome:
- the LOC133931004 gene encoding eyes absent homolog produces MDEAVPAVATDQASTNSVTDQPMMVYIWDMDETLILLKSLLDGSYAGAFDGLKDCDRSIEIGKRWENLILELCDEHFFYEEIENYNEPFLNALSEYDDGKDLTSYDFEADCFSSPYDDVNKRKLAYRHRAIREKYSKGLDKILDQQMVKVWNDLYSLTDNYTDGWLSSAHKLLEEAMGKSAASPTANSSSINYIVTSGSLIPSLAKCLLYRLDDVVSSENVYSSWEVGKLQCFRWIKERFDGPNVRFCAIGDGHEECSAAQVMKWPFIKIEFHPDAPHRFPGLDLPTIHNYMDVIYESSSKDG; encoded by the exons ATGGATGAGGCTGTCCCTGCTGTGGCTACCGACCAAGCTTCAACCAATTCTGTGACGGACCAGCCTATGATGGTGTACATATGGGACATGGATGAGACACTTATTTTGCTCAAGTCACTGCTGGATGGGTCGTATGCTGGGGCTTTTGACGGCCTGAAGGACTGTGATAGAAGTATTGAAATAGGGAAGCGGTGGGAGAACCTCATTCTTGAACTCTGCGATGAGCACTTCTTTTACGAGGAG ATTGAGAATTACAATGAACCCTTTCTCAATGCCTTGAGTGAATATGATGATGGGAAAGACTTGACCTCATATGATTTTGAGGCTGACTGTTTTAGTTCACCTTATGATGATGTGAACAAAAGGAAGCTGGCTTACAGGCATCGTGCTATTAGAGAGAAATATTCAAAG GGTTTGGATAAAATTCTGGACCAACAGATGGTCAAAGTCTGGAATGATCTGTATAGTTTGACTGACAACTATACTGATGGCTGGCTTTCTTCAG CTCATAAATTGTTGGAAGAAGCAATGGGCAAATCAGCAGCGTCGCCTACTGCTAACTCTTCAAGCATCAATTACATAGTCACATCAGGGTCGCTGATTCCTAGTCTTGCCAAATGTTTGCTGTATCGCCTGGATGACGTGGTCTCATCTGAGAATG TTTACAGTTCATGGGAAGTGGGGAAGCTGCAGTGCTTCAGATGGATCAAGGAGCGATTTGATGGTCCAAATGTTCGCTTCTGTGCAATCGGAGACGGGCACGAAGAATGCAGCGCAGCACAGGTCATGAAATGGCCGTTCATCAAGATTGAGTTCCACCCCGACGCCCCTCATAGGTTCCCTGGCCTAGACTTGCCTACAATCCATAACTACATGGATGTCATATATGAGTCGTCAAGCAAAGATGGTTGA